In Amaranthus tricolor cultivar Red isolate AtriRed21 chromosome 3, ASM2621246v1, whole genome shotgun sequence, a single window of DNA contains:
- the LOC130808807 gene encoding uncharacterized protein LOC130808807 isoform X2, whose protein sequence is MGLLSANYWRWRVACSCISSKTHLGNYHLLSQFLCGINGSMGNCSSQLHHKFRSRIVAFAGRKSAKKLKRIKEQQSEVRLETSKSSFDDSINDEFASVDKKNEVNLVPNATPSRGAVLQACTITSGLIAALGLLIRQVWHLELIMGLVVLISMSRYILLKTWPDFAESSEAANKQVLTSLEAYDYLIVAFLPGISEELLFRGGMLPLLGLTWKSALAVAALFGVLHLGSGRKSSFAVWATFVGLAYGYAAIVSSSLVVPMASHALNNLVGAVLWRQTSRSSQQISS, encoded by the exons ATGGGTCTGCTCTCAGCAAATTACTGGAGGTGGAGAGTTGCTTGTAGCTGCATATCTAGCAAGACCCACCTGGGAAATTATCATCTATTGA GTCAATTTCTTtgtggtatcaatggttcaatgggtaATTGTTCCTCCCAACTacatcat AAATTCAGAAGTAGGATAGTGGCTTTTGCGGGTCGAAAATCGGCTAAGAAACTGAAGAGAATTAAAGAACAGCAGAGTGAAGTGAGATTGGAGACTAGTAAGAGTTCATTTGATGATAGtatcaatgatgaatttgcCTCTGTGGATAAGAAAAATGAGGTGAATTTAGTCCCAAATGCAACTCCTTCAAGGGGTGCTGTTCTCCAGGCCTGTACTATTACTTCTGGTTTGATTGCTGCTCTAGGCTTGCTTATTCGGCAG GTGTGGCATCTTGAGTTGATTATGGGTTTGGTTGTGTTAATATCCATGTCGAGGTATATATTACTAAAGACGTGGCCTGATTTTGCTGAATCAAGCGAAGCAGCCAATAAACAG GTCCTGACATCCCTAGAAGCATATGATTATCTGATTGTTGCCTTTCTTCCTGGAATTAGTGAG GAACTACTTTTCCGGGGTGGAATGCTACCTCTTCTGGGGCTTACCTGGAAATCTGCTCTTGCAGTCGCAGCACTTTTTGGTGTTTTACACTTGGGGAGTGGCCGGAAGTCTTCCTTTGCTGTTTG GGCAACGTTTGTAGggcttgcatatggctatgccGCTATTGTGTCTTCGAGCTTGGTCGTCCCAATGGCATCTCATGCACTGAATAATCTCGTTGGTGCCGTGTTGTGGCGTCAGACATCGAGATCTTCTCAGCAAATATCTAGCTAA
- the LOC130808807 gene encoding uncharacterized protein LOC130808807 isoform X1, with protein MGLLSANYWRWRVACSCISSKTHLGNYHLLSQFLCGINGSMGNCSSQLHHKFRSRIVAFAGRKSAKKLKRIKEQQSEVRLETSKSSFDDSINDEFASVDKKNEVNLVPNATPSRGAVLQACTITSGLIAALGLLIRQVSQVAYSEGLPFLDCSQVSFDFQVWHLELIMGLVVLISMSRYILLKTWPDFAESSEAANKQVLTSLEAYDYLIVAFLPGISEELLFRGGMLPLLGLTWKSALAVAALFGVLHLGSGRKSSFAVWATFVGLAYGYAAIVSSSLVVPMASHALNNLVGAVLWRQTSRSSQQISS; from the exons ATGGGTCTGCTCTCAGCAAATTACTGGAGGTGGAGAGTTGCTTGTAGCTGCATATCTAGCAAGACCCACCTGGGAAATTATCATCTATTGA GTCAATTTCTTtgtggtatcaatggttcaatgggtaATTGTTCCTCCCAACTacatcat AAATTCAGAAGTAGGATAGTGGCTTTTGCGGGTCGAAAATCGGCTAAGAAACTGAAGAGAATTAAAGAACAGCAGAGTGAAGTGAGATTGGAGACTAGTAAGAGTTCATTTGATGATAGtatcaatgatgaatttgcCTCTGTGGATAAGAAAAATGAGGTGAATTTAGTCCCAAATGCAACTCCTTCAAGGGGTGCTGTTCTCCAGGCCTGTACTATTACTTCTGGTTTGATTGCTGCTCTAGGCTTGCTTATTCGGCAG GTATCACAAGTTGCATATTCAGAAGGGTTACCTTTCCTTGACTGTTCTCAAGTATCGT TTGATTTTCAGGTGTGGCATCTTGAGTTGATTATGGGTTTGGTTGTGTTAATATCCATGTCGAGGTATATATTACTAAAGACGTGGCCTGATTTTGCTGAATCAAGCGAAGCAGCCAATAAACAG GTCCTGACATCCCTAGAAGCATATGATTATCTGATTGTTGCCTTTCTTCCTGGAATTAGTGAG GAACTACTTTTCCGGGGTGGAATGCTACCTCTTCTGGGGCTTACCTGGAAATCTGCTCTTGCAGTCGCAGCACTTTTTGGTGTTTTACACTTGGGGAGTGGCCGGAAGTCTTCCTTTGCTGTTTG GGCAACGTTTGTAGggcttgcatatggctatgccGCTATTGTGTCTTCGAGCTTGGTCGTCCCAATGGCATCTCATGCACTGAATAATCTCGTTGGTGCCGTGTTGTGGCGTCAGACATCGAGATCTTCTCAGCAAATATCTAGCTAA